The Streptomyces sp. HSG2 genome has a segment encoding these proteins:
- a CDS encoding zinc ABC transporter substrate-binding protein, which produces MNARRRRISGIAVAAATALSLLSACGSDSADASADTEGRLDVVASFYPMAFLAERIGGDHVSVTDLVEPGQEPHDLVISAKQTAQLQDADVAVYLKGLQPSVDEAIAQSGIETKIDATTLTSLEVHGTTEDHDHEEADEHEHADEDGHDHDSALDGEDPHIWLDPVRYAEVATGVGEALEKADPDNAADYESNTAALVEELNALDTSFAEGLEDRASDVFITSHAAFGYLAERYGLTQEAISGLSPESEPSAARIKELQRTAQDAGATTVFYETLVSDSTAKTLAEDTGLRTDVLDPLEGITDASRGDDYFAVMESNLTALRKALGAT; this is translated from the coding sequence ATGAACGCGCGACGACGACGGATATCCGGCATAGCGGTGGCCGCTGCCACCGCCCTCTCCCTCCTCTCCGCATGCGGGAGCGACTCGGCGGACGCGAGCGCGGACACCGAGGGCCGACTCGACGTCGTCGCCTCCTTCTACCCCATGGCCTTCCTGGCCGAGCGGATCGGGGGCGACCACGTGTCGGTCACCGACCTGGTCGAGCCGGGCCAGGAGCCGCACGACCTGGTGATCAGCGCGAAGCAGACCGCGCAGCTCCAGGACGCCGACGTGGCCGTCTACCTCAAGGGGCTGCAGCCCTCGGTCGACGAGGCCATCGCCCAGTCCGGGATCGAGACCAAGATCGACGCCACCACGCTGACCTCCCTGGAGGTCCACGGCACCACGGAAGACCACGACCACGAGGAGGCGGACGAGCACGAGCACGCCGACGAGGACGGTCACGACCACGATTCCGCACTCGACGGCGAGGACCCGCACATCTGGCTCGACCCTGTCCGGTACGCCGAGGTGGCCACGGGCGTGGGCGAGGCGCTGGAGAAGGCCGACCCGGACAACGCGGCCGACTACGAGAGCAACACCGCCGCGCTGGTCGAGGAGCTGAACGCCCTCGACACGAGCTTCGCCGAGGGGCTGGAGGACCGCGCCTCGGACGTGTTCATCACCTCCCACGCCGCCTTCGGCTACCTGGCCGAGCGCTACGGTCTCACCCAGGAGGCGATCAGCGGGCTGAGCCCCGAGTCGGAGCCGAGCGCCGCCCGGATCAAGGAACTGCAGCGGACCGCCCAGGACGCCGGGGCCACCACCGTCTTCTACGAGACGCTGGTCAGCGACAGCACGGCCAAGACCCTCGCCGAGGACACCGGCCTGCGCACCGACGTCCTCGACCCCCTGGAGGGCATCACCGACGCCTCCCGGGGCGACGACTACTTCGCGGTGATGGAATCCAACCTCACGGCCCTGCGGAAGGCCCTGGGCGCCACGTGA
- a CDS encoding YoaK family protein: MSEISPRDVRQTAVMGLLTVVAGAVDAISFLTMGKVFCTLATGNVLFLSFALAGAGDVPVVRPAVAIAGFLLGIVLGAYAARRLRSARRPWFVLVLAGEGALLAAAGVVALARYGLESPGDRPDGDLVGMVAFAMGVRAANALAAGVPGMPTLLSQPALASLVGDLVTRTGRDGRTSRRRLARGRWGATVGGIFLGGVLGALLLVPLGTGRALLVVAGAVLLLAALAEVFRRAESPS; the protein is encoded by the coding sequence ATGTCCGAGATCTCCCCGCGGGACGTCCGGCAGACGGCGGTGATGGGCCTGCTCACCGTGGTCGCCGGAGCCGTCGACGCGATCAGTTTCCTGACCATGGGAAAGGTCTTCTGCACGCTGGCCACCGGGAACGTGCTCTTCCTGTCGTTCGCGCTCGCCGGGGCGGGCGACGTCCCGGTGGTCCGTCCGGCCGTCGCCATCGCCGGATTCCTGCTCGGCATCGTGCTGGGCGCGTATGCCGCCCGTCGCCTCCGCTCCGCGCGGCGGCCGTGGTTCGTGCTGGTCCTGGCCGGCGAGGGGGCGTTGTTGGCCGCGGCGGGGGTGGTGGCCCTCGCCCGCTACGGTCTGGAGTCGCCCGGCGACCGGCCGGACGGCGACCTCGTCGGGATGGTCGCGTTCGCGATGGGGGTGCGGGCGGCCAACGCCCTCGCGGCGGGCGTGCCGGGTATGCCGACGTTGCTCAGCCAACCCGCCCTGGCGTCCCTGGTGGGAGACCTGGTGACCCGGACGGGCCGCGACGGGCGGACATCGCGCCGGCGGCTGGCCCGCGGTCGGTGGGGCGCCACGGTGGGCGGGATCTTCCTGGGCGGTGTCCTCGGCGCCCTGTTGCTGGTGCCCCTGGGGACGGGGAGGGCGCTGCTGGTGGTGGCCGGGGCGGTGCTGCTGCTGGCGGCGCTGGCCGAGGTGTTCCGACGGGCGGAGAGCCCCTCCTGA
- a CDS encoding TerB family tellurite resistance protein, with protein MLPGRGRDGRVAPSSRLLGTRTSWTRVGGGEFFCPSCGGDRAYRRLTGRRRLTLLGLPLLSRGACGPAVECAVCRRRFGTEVLDHPTTARFAAMLRDAVHTVALAVLAAGGTRSRTALRAAAETVRAAGFDDCTGERLAALVTALAADTGRFQGEPCAPGLAIELHEALDPLAPYLATPGREAVLLRGARIALADGPYTPAERETLVTVGAALTIPSGDVARLLAAARTPS; from the coding sequence GTGCTGCCTGGACGGGGACGAGACGGTCGAGTCGCTCCGTCGTCGCGCCTCCTGGGTACCCGCACCTCCTGGACGCGCGTGGGCGGCGGCGAGTTCTTCTGCCCGTCCTGCGGAGGCGACCGCGCCTACCGGCGCCTCACGGGCCGCCGCCGGCTCACCCTGTTGGGGCTGCCGCTGCTGTCGCGCGGCGCGTGCGGTCCGGCGGTCGAGTGCGCCGTGTGCCGCCGACGTTTCGGCACCGAGGTCCTGGACCATCCGACCACGGCCCGCTTCGCCGCGATGCTCCGCGACGCGGTGCACACCGTCGCCCTCGCCGTGCTCGCCGCCGGCGGCACCCGTTCGCGCACCGCCCTGCGGGCCGCGGCCGAGACGGTGCGCGCGGCGGGTTTCGACGACTGCACGGGAGAGCGGCTGGCCGCCCTGGTGACGGCGCTCGCCGCCGACACCGGCCGCTTCCAGGGGGAGCCGTGCGCACCGGGTCTGGCCATAGAACTGCACGAGGCGCTCGACCCCCTCGCCCCGTACCTCGCCACCCCCGGCCGTGAGGCCGTGCTGCTCCGCGGTGCCCGCATCGCCCTGGCCGACGGCCCCTACACCCCCGCGGAGCGCGAGACCCTGGTCACCGTCGGCGCGGCGCTCACCATCCCCTCCGGCGACGTCGCCCGCCTTCTCGCGGCCGCCCGTACGCCTTCCTGA
- a CDS encoding metal ABC transporter ATP-binding protein — translation MGGSDGEPVIAMRGVRAELGSRTVLRGIDLTVRRGEVVALLGANGSGKSTAVRGLIGQVPLSAGQVELFGTDRRRFRRWERVGYVPQRTTAASGVPATVTEVVSSGRLSRTRFGPLRAADRDAVRRALDLVDMADRAGDLVDALSGGQHQRVLIARALAGEPELLIMDEPMAGVDLASQKVLARTLRRQVAAGATVLLVLHELGPLEPLIDRAVVLRDGCVLHDGPPPEAVGQHALPGHDHVHPHAPADVGPIRTGLLS, via the coding sequence ATGGGCGGATCGGACGGGGAACCCGTCATAGCCATGCGCGGGGTCCGCGCGGAACTGGGCTCCCGCACCGTCCTGCGAGGCATCGACCTCACCGTGCGACGCGGTGAGGTCGTCGCGCTGCTCGGCGCCAACGGCTCCGGCAAGTCCACGGCCGTGCGGGGGCTCATCGGCCAGGTCCCGCTGTCCGCGGGGCAGGTCGAGTTGTTCGGCACCGACCGGCGACGCTTCCGCCGGTGGGAACGCGTCGGCTACGTCCCACAGCGCACCACGGCCGCCTCCGGTGTCCCCGCGACCGTCACCGAGGTCGTCTCCTCCGGCCGACTCTCCCGGACCCGCTTCGGACCACTGCGCGCCGCCGATCGCGACGCGGTCCGACGGGCACTGGACCTGGTCGACATGGCGGACCGCGCCGGAGACCTCGTCGACGCCCTCTCCGGCGGCCAGCACCAACGCGTGTTGATCGCCCGCGCCCTCGCCGGCGAGCCGGAACTCCTGATCATGGACGAACCTATGGCCGGCGTCGACCTGGCCAGCCAGAAGGTGCTCGCTCGAACCCTGCGCCGCCAGGTGGCGGCCGGCGCCACCGTCCTGCTCGTGCTGCACGAACTGGGCCCGCTGGAGCCGCTGATCGACCGTGCCGTCGTCCTGCGGGACGGCTGCGTCCTGCACGACGGCCCGCCCCCCGAGGCGGTCGGCCAGCACGCCCTGCCAGGCCACGACCACGTGCACCCCCACGCCCCGGCGGACGTCGGGCCGATCCGCACCGGACTGCTGAGCTGA
- the leuA gene encoding 2-isopropylmalate synthase, with amino-acid sequence MANRQQPSPMPIGKYRGYEQIDLPDRAWPHRRITRAPRWLSTDLRDGNQALIDPMSPARKRAMFDLLVEMGYKEIEVGFPASGRTDFDFVRSIVEDPDAIPEDVTISVLTQAREDLIERTVESLKGARRATVHLYNATAPVFRRVVFRGSRADVKHIAVDGTRLVMEYAEKLLGSETEFGYQYSPEIFTDTELDFALEVCEAVMDVWRPGPDREIVLNLPATVERSTPSTHADRFEWMHRHLSRREHVVLSVHPHNDRGTAVAAAELALMAGADRVEGCLFGQGERTGNVDLVTLGMNLFSQGVDPQIDFSRIDEIRRTWEYCNQMQVHPRHPYVGDLVYTSFSGSHQDAIKKGFDAMEADAAARGVTVDDIEWAVPYLPIDPKDVGRSYEAVIRVNSQSGKGGVAYVLKNDHKLDLPRRMQIEFSKIIQAKTDTEGGEITPADIWSAFQDEYLPNPENPWGRIQVRNGQSTTDHDGVDTLAVEAEVDGEPVTLTGAGNGPISAFFDALQGIGVDVRLLDYQEHTMSEGASAQAASYIECAIDDKVLWGIGIDANTTRASLKAVVSAVNRATR; translated from the coding sequence ATGGCCAACCGTCAGCAGCCCAGCCCCATGCCCATCGGCAAGTACCGGGGCTACGAACAGATCGACCTCCCCGACCGCGCCTGGCCGCACCGGCGGATCACCCGGGCGCCCCGTTGGCTCTCCACCGATCTGCGCGACGGCAACCAGGCACTGATCGACCCGATGTCGCCCGCTCGCAAGCGTGCCATGTTCGACCTGCTGGTCGAGATGGGCTACAAGGAGATCGAGGTGGGTTTCCCCGCCTCCGGGCGCACGGACTTCGACTTCGTCCGCTCCATCGTCGAGGACCCCGACGCCATCCCGGAGGACGTGACGATCTCCGTGCTGACGCAGGCCCGTGAGGACCTGATCGAGCGCACGGTGGAGTCCCTGAAGGGCGCCCGGCGCGCCACCGTCCACCTCTACAACGCCACCGCCCCGGTCTTCCGGCGTGTGGTCTTCCGGGGTTCGCGCGCGGACGTGAAGCACATCGCCGTCGACGGCACCCGACTGGTCATGGAGTACGCGGAGAAACTCCTGGGCTCGGAGACGGAGTTCGGCTATCAGTACAGCCCCGAGATCTTCACCGACACCGAGTTGGACTTCGCGTTGGAGGTCTGCGAGGCGGTGATGGACGTCTGGCGGCCCGGACCCGACCGGGAGATCGTCCTCAACCTGCCGGCCACCGTGGAGCGTTCCACCCCGTCCACCCACGCGGACCGCTTCGAGTGGATGCATCGCCATCTGTCCCGCCGGGAACACGTGGTCCTCTCCGTCCACCCGCACAACGACCGGGGGACCGCGGTCGCGGCGGCCGAACTTGCGCTGATGGCCGGGGCCGACCGGGTCGAGGGCTGTCTGTTCGGCCAGGGCGAGCGCACGGGCAACGTCGACCTGGTGACACTGGGCATGAACCTCTTCTCCCAGGGGGTGGACCCGCAGATCGACTTCTCCCGCATCGACGAGATCCGTCGCACCTGGGAGTACTGCAACCAGATGCAGGTCCATCCGCGCCACCCCTACGTCGGCGATCTGGTGTACACGTCCTTCTCCGGCTCGCACCAGGACGCGATCAAGAAGGGGTTCGACGCGATGGAGGCGGACGCGGCGGCGCGCGGTGTCACCGTCGACGACATCGAGTGGGCCGTGCCCTACCTGCCGATCGACCCCAAGGACGTCGGTCGGTCCTACGAGGCGGTCATCCGCGTCAACTCCCAGTCCGGCAAGGGCGGCGTCGCCTATGTCCTGAAGAACGACCACAAGCTGGACCTGCCGAGGCGGATGCAGATCGAGTTCTCGAAGATCATCCAGGCCAAGACCGACACCGAGGGCGGCGAGATCACCCCGGCCGACATCTGGAGCGCCTTCCAGGACGAGTACCTGCCCAACCCGGAGAACCCGTGGGGTCGAATCCAGGTCAGGAACGGGCAGAGCACCACCGACCACGACGGGGTCGACACCCTGGCGGTGGAGGCCGAGGTGGACGGCGAGCCGGTCACCCTCACCGGCGCGGGCAACGGCCCGATCTCGGCGTTCTTCGACGCGCTCCAGGGCATCGGCGTCGACGTGCGCCTGCTGGACTACCAGGAGCACACGATGAGCGAGGGCGCCTCCGCCCAGGCCGCCTCGTACATCGAGTGCGCGATCGACGACAAGGTGCTCTGGGGGATCGGAATCGACGCGAACACCACCCGGGCCTCACTGAAGGCGGTCGTCTCCGCCGTCAACCGGGCAACGCGCTGA
- the recO gene encoding DNA repair protein RecO — translation MTLFRDDGVVLRTQKLGEADRIITILTRGHGRVRAVARGVRRTKSRFGARLEPFSHVDVQFFAKGGELVGRGLPLCTQSETIAPYGAAIVADYPGYTAGTAMLETAERFTDHEGEPAVQQYLLLVGGLRTLARREHAPGLVLDAFLLRSLAVNGYAPTFGPCAKCGMPGPNRFFSVASGGSVCGDCRVPGSVVPSPRTLQLLGALLAGDWETADRCEPRYVREGSGLVSAYLHWHLERGLRSLRHVEKT, via the coding sequence ATGACACTCTTCCGCGACGACGGCGTCGTGCTGCGCACCCAGAAGCTGGGAGAGGCGGACCGGATCATCACGATTCTGACCCGGGGGCACGGTCGGGTCCGGGCAGTGGCACGGGGCGTGCGGAGGACGAAGTCGAGATTCGGGGCTCGGCTGGAGCCGTTCTCCCACGTCGACGTGCAGTTCTTCGCCAAGGGCGGTGAGCTGGTCGGGCGCGGCCTGCCGTTGTGCACGCAGAGCGAGACGATCGCGCCCTACGGAGCCGCGATCGTCGCCGACTACCCCGGCTACACCGCGGGTACCGCCATGTTGGAGACCGCCGAGCGCTTCACCGACCACGAGGGGGAGCCCGCCGTGCAGCAGTACCTGCTGCTGGTCGGTGGACTGCGAACGCTGGCCCGGCGGGAGCACGCCCCGGGCCTGGTGCTGGACGCCTTCCTGTTGCGTTCCCTCGCGGTCAACGGCTACGCGCCGACCTTCGGCCCCTGCGCGAAGTGCGGGATGCCGGGGCCGAACCGCTTCTTCTCCGTCGCCTCCGGCGGCTCCGTCTGCGGCGACTGCCGGGTGCCCGGGAGCGTCGTGCCCTCGCCCCGGACCCTGCAACTCCTCGGGGCACTCCTTGCGGGAGACTGGGAGACGGCGGACCGTTGCGAGCCGCGATACGTCCGCGAGGGCAGCGGACTGGTATCCGCCTACCTGCACTGGCACTTGGAGCGAGGTCTGCGCTCCCTGCGCCATGTGGAGAAGACCTGA
- a CDS encoding transcriptional repressor — protein sequence MTTAGPPVKGRATRQRAAVAAALEEVEEFRSAQELHDMLKHKGDSVGLTTVYRTLQSLADAGEVDVLRTAEGEAVYRRCSSGDHHHHLVCRSCGKAAEVEGPAVERWAEAVAAEHGYVNVQHTVEIFGTCAECAAAERRG from the coding sequence GTGACCACCGCTGGACCGCCCGTGAAGGGCCGGGCCACCCGGCAGCGCGCCGCCGTGGCGGCGGCCCTGGAAGAGGTCGAGGAGTTCCGCAGCGCCCAGGAGCTGCACGACATGCTCAAGCACAAGGGGGACTCCGTCGGTCTGACCACCGTCTACCGCACCTTGCAGTCCCTGGCCGACGCCGGCGAGGTCGACGTCCTGCGCACCGCCGAGGGCGAGGCCGTCTACCGCCGCTGCTCCAGCGGGGACCACCACCACCATCTGGTGTGCCGCTCGTGCGGGAAGGCCGCCGAGGTGGAGGGGCCCGCCGTGGAGCGCTGGGCGGAGGCGGTCGCCGCCGAGCACGGCTACGTCAACGTGCAGCACACCGTGGAGATCTTCGGCACCTGCGCGGAGTGCGCGGCGGCCGAGAGACGAGGCTGA
- a CDS encoding glycine--tRNA ligase: MAADKIDTIVSLSKRRGFVFPCSEIYGGQRAAWDYGPLGVELKENLKRQWWRSMVTSREDVVGIDSSVILASEVWSASGHIDTFTDPLTECTSCHKRFRADHLEEAYEEKKGRAPENGLADINCPNCGNKGQFTEPKQFSGLLATHLGPTQDSGSVAYLRPETAQGIFTNFAQVQTTSRRKPPFGIAQTGKSFRNEITPGNFIFRTREFEQMEMEFFVKPGEDEQWHEYWMEQRWNWYTGLGLREENMRWYEHPKEKLSHYSKRTADIEYRFRFGGSEWGELEGVANRTDYDLGAHSKASGQDLSYFDQEAGERWTPYVIEPAAGVGRAMLAFLLDAYVEDEAPNAKGKMEKRVVLRLDPRLAPVKAAVLPLSRNPELSPKAKGLAQTLRGHWNIEFDDAGAIGRRYRRQDEIGTPFCVTVDFDTLEDDAVTVRERDTMKQERVSLDRIEGYLAARLIGA; this comes from the coding sequence GTGGCCGCCGACAAGATCGACACCATCGTCAGCCTGAGCAAGCGCCGTGGCTTCGTATTCCCGTGCAGTGAGATCTACGGCGGCCAGCGGGCCGCCTGGGACTACGGCCCGCTGGGTGTCGAGCTCAAGGAGAACCTCAAGCGCCAGTGGTGGCGCTCCATGGTGACCTCCCGCGAGGACGTCGTCGGCATCGACTCGTCCGTGATCCTGGCCTCCGAGGTCTGGTCGGCCTCCGGCCACATCGACACCTTCACGGACCCGCTCACCGAGTGCACCTCCTGTCACAAGCGTTTCCGCGCGGACCACTTGGAGGAGGCGTACGAGGAGAAGAAGGGGCGCGCCCCGGAGAACGGCCTGGCCGACATCAATTGCCCCAACTGCGGCAACAAGGGGCAGTTCACGGAGCCCAAGCAGTTCTCCGGCCTGCTCGCCACCCACCTCGGCCCCACTCAGGACAGCGGCTCCGTCGCCTACCTCCGGCCCGAGACCGCCCAGGGCATCTTCACCAACTTCGCCCAGGTGCAGACCACCTCCCGACGGAAGCCGCCGTTCGGCATCGCCCAGACGGGCAAGTCGTTCCGAAACGAGATCACGCCGGGCAACTTCATCTTCCGCACCCGGGAGTTCGAGCAGATGGAGATGGAGTTCTTCGTCAAGCCGGGCGAGGACGAGCAGTGGCACGAGTACTGGATGGAGCAGCGCTGGAACTGGTACACGGGCCTGGGGCTCCGTGAGGAGAACATGCGCTGGTACGAGCACCCCAAGGAGAAGCTCTCCCACTACTCCAAGCGCACCGCCGACATCGAATACCGCTTCCGCTTCGGCGGCAGCGAGTGGGGCGAGCTGGAGGGCGTGGCCAACCGAACCGACTACGACCTGGGCGCCCACTCCAAGGCGTCCGGCCAGGACCTCTCCTACTTCGACCAGGAGGCGGGCGAGCGCTGGACCCCGTACGTGATCGAGCCCGCGGCCGGCGTCGGTCGGGCGATGCTCGCCTTCCTCCTCGACGCCTACGTCGAGGACGAGGCGCCCAACGCCAAGGGCAAGATGGAGAAGCGCGTCGTCCTGCGCCTGGACCCGCGCCTGGCGCCGGTGAAGGCCGCGGTGCTGCCGCTCTCCCGCAACCCCGAGCTGTCGCCGAAGGCGAAGGGCCTCGCGCAGACGCTCCGCGGCCACTGGAACATCGAGTTCGACGACGCCGGCGCCATCGGCCGCCGCTACCGGCGACAGGACGAGATCGGCACCCCCTTCTGTGTGACGGTGGACTTCGACACGCTGGAGGACGACGCGGTCACCGTGCGGGAGCGCGACACGATGAAGCAGGAGCGCGTCTCGCTGGACCGGATCGAGGGCTACCTGGCCGCGCGCCTGATCGGCGCCTGA
- a CDS encoding isoprenyl transferase, which translates to MAGHGILGRRRRSYGTPEPHPSGARPPRLPRELVPGHVAIVMDGNGRWAKDRGLPRTEGHKVGAERVMDVLQGAIELGVSDISLYAFSTENWKRSPEEVRFLMNFNRDFIRKSRDRLDELGVRVRWVGRMPKLWKSVARELQVAQEQTAGNDRLTLYFCMNYGGRAEIADAARALAEDVRSGRLDPAKVTEKSFAKYLYYADMPEVDLFLRPSGEQRTSNFLLWQSAYAELVFQDVLWPDFDRRDLWRACLEFASRDRRFGGAVPNEELLAGENPPR; encoded by the coding sequence ATGGCCGGACACGGGATCCTGGGGCGGCGACGTCGGAGCTACGGGACACCGGAGCCGCACCCTTCCGGCGCGCGCCCCCCCAGGCTTCCCCGGGAGCTGGTGCCGGGCCACGTGGCGATCGTCATGGACGGCAACGGCCGTTGGGCCAAGGACCGGGGGCTGCCGCGCACCGAGGGGCACAAGGTCGGTGCCGAGCGGGTGATGGACGTCCTCCAGGGCGCCATAGAGCTGGGCGTGTCCGACATCTCCCTCTACGCCTTCTCCACGGAGAACTGGAAGCGGTCTCCCGAGGAGGTGCGCTTCCTCATGAACTTCAACCGGGACTTCATCCGCAAGTCACGCGACCGCCTCGACGAACTCGGTGTCCGGGTGCGCTGGGTCGGAAGGATGCCCAAGCTCTGGAAGTCGGTGGCCAGGGAACTCCAGGTCGCCCAGGAGCAGACGGCGGGCAACGACCGGCTCACGCTGTACTTCTGCATGAACTACGGCGGAAGAGCGGAGATCGCCGACGCGGCGCGGGCGCTCGCCGAGGACGTCCGCTCCGGAAGGCTGGACCCGGCCAAGGTGACCGAGAAGTCCTTCGCGAAGTACCTCTACTACGCGGACATGCCCGAGGTCGACCTCTTCCTGCGGCCCAGCGGCGAACAGCGCACCTCCAACTTCCTGCTCTGGCAGAGTGCCTACGCGGAACTGGTGTTCCAGGACGTCCTTTGGCCGGACTTCGATCGCCGGGATCTGTGGCGCGCCTGCCTGGAGTTCGCCTCCCGCGACCGACGCTTCGGTGGGGCCGTGCCGAACGAGGAACTGCTCGCGGGGGAGAACCCTCCGCGGTAG
- a CDS encoding metal ABC transporter permease, with protein MEMLNYAFMQRALLAAVLVGVTAPAVGVYLVQRRQTLMGDGIGHVAMTGVGLGFLLSWSPVWMATLVSVVGAVLMELIRWFGRTRGDIALAMLFYGGMAGGVMFINLAPGGSNANLTSYLFGSLSTVSSSDVTAICVLAAFVMLVTLGLRRQLFAVSQDEEFARVTGLPVRALNLLTAITAAVTVTVAMRVVGLLLVSALMVVPVAAAQQLGRSFAATFAISVAIGVSVALGGTVTSYYQDVPPGATIVLLTIAAFLALSALAAPLARRRARTAAAQEPPPDPAECLVPAVRGPGGEAGA; from the coding sequence ATGGAAATGTTGAACTACGCCTTCATGCAGCGGGCCCTCCTCGCCGCCGTCCTGGTCGGCGTCACCGCGCCCGCGGTCGGCGTCTACCTGGTCCAGCGCCGCCAGACACTGATGGGCGACGGCATCGGCCACGTCGCCATGACCGGGGTCGGCCTCGGCTTCCTGCTTTCCTGGTCGCCGGTCTGGATGGCCACACTGGTCTCCGTCGTCGGCGCCGTCCTGATGGAGCTGATCCGCTGGTTCGGGCGCACCCGCGGGGACATCGCCCTCGCCATGCTCTTCTACGGCGGCATGGCGGGCGGCGTGATGTTCATCAACCTCGCTCCGGGCGGCTCCAACGCCAACCTCACCTCGTACCTCTTCGGTTCGCTGTCGACGGTCTCCTCCTCCGACGTGACCGCGATCTGCGTCCTGGCCGCGTTCGTGATGCTGGTCACCCTCGGACTGCGCCGCCAGCTCTTCGCGGTCAGCCAGGACGAGGAGTTCGCCCGGGTCACCGGGCTTCCGGTGCGGGCCCTCAACCTGCTGACGGCGATCACCGCGGCGGTCACCGTGACCGTCGCCATGCGCGTGGTCGGCCTGTTGCTGGTGAGCGCCCTCATGGTGGTGCCGGTCGCCGCCGCTCAGCAGCTCGGCCGCAGCTTCGCCGCCACCTTCGCGATCTCCGTCGCCATCGGCGTGAGCGTGGCCCTTGGCGGCACGGTGACGTCCTACTACCAGGACGTACCGCCCGGTGCGACCATCGTGCTGCTCACCATCGCCGCGTTCCTGGCACTGAGCGCGCTCGCCGCACCCTTGGCCAGGCGACGCGCGCGGACCGCCGCCGCGCAGGAACCGCCGCCGGACCCGGCCGAGTGCCTGGTGCCGGCCGTTCGGGGGCCGGGGGGCGAAGCCGGCGCCTGA